Proteins encoded within one genomic window of Drosophila willistoni isolate 14030-0811.24 chromosome XL unlocalized genomic scaffold, UCI_dwil_1.1 Seg141, whole genome shotgun sequence:
- the LOC124460477 gene encoding uncharacterized protein LOC124460477 has product MKVVNYRQRAITILRHKLFRLAQGFERDCHVSYRQFVTNFYKVEELEKHIKWMEGFNEFAPQMRINHSTNMIEYRINGTLMTTNLQQYDNLIEYLNLDCLELPRKKAQYMLEMLNVARNLRKHHVNRGRVSGLTNLLVDSLLDLEGAIEKFHYLVCDLMPLYHDHRRFLTF; this is encoded by the coding sequence ATGAAAGTGGTAAACTATCGGCAGCGCGCAATTACTATCTTGCGTCACAAGTTGTTCAGGCTTGCGCAGGGATTTGAAAGGGATTGCCATGTTTCGTATAGGCAATTCGTTaccaatttttataaagtgGAGGAGCTGGAGAAGCACATCAAATGGATGGAGGGTTTCAACGAATTTGCGCCCCAAATGCGTATAAATCATTCAACGAATATGATTGAATATCGAATCAACGGGACCTTAATGACAACAAATTTGCAACAGTATGACAATCTGATTGAATATCTGAACTTGGATTGTTTGGAATTGCCGCGCAAGAAGGCACAATACATGCTGGAGATGCTGAATGTGGCTCGGAATTTGCGCAAACATCATGTGAATAGAGGTCGCGTCTCTGGCTTAACCAATTTACTTGTGGATAGTCTCCTCGATTTGGAAGGGGCCATTGAAAAATTTCACTATTTAGTGTGTGATTTGATGCCATTGTATCATGATCATAGACGTTTTCTGACGTTTTAA
- the LOC6648608 gene encoding cytochrome P450 306a1: MESLESEDSSWFNYSLSLLLGPGLLLILIMWICEHHHDNILGKRPPGPWGIPLLGYLPFLNAKQPHKSLQKLAEYYENGIFQLRMGGIQTVVLSDAQLVREFFRHEELTARAPLYLTHGIMGGYGIICAAGAIWKHQRRQIIDWLKALGMSRRPSEMRKQLEQRIGLGVDECVQLYARQLETEMEFDPLPALQHTLGNIINDLVFGLKYERKDTNWLYLQQLQEEGVKLIGVSGMVNFVPWLRHLSFNKKNIKFLLDGKSKTHDIYDRIVNECEKRMKENAGQPPRCILEHFLRERQPHSELYCQEQLRHLLADLFGAGVDTALATLRWFLLYMACNPDIQRQLRSHLRHLSSTPSLEELEPLTYLRACISEVQRIRSVVPLGIPHGTEKDINIAGYRIQKGSMIVSLQWAIHMNPKHWPQPEEFRPKRFLNDEDEYVAPAQFIPFQNGKRMCPGDELARMMLTLFAGRILRKFQLEMIHDYADMNMDGECGITLAPAAYKLKFIKVDEEPMK; encoded by the exons ATGGAGTCACTTGAGTCCGAGGATAGTTCTTGGTTCAATTATAGTTTGAGCCTCTTACTTGGTCCTGGCTTACTTTTAATTCTAATTATGTGGATTTGCGAGCATCATCATGATAATATTTTGGGTAAAAGACCACCAGGACCTTGGGGTATACCCCTTCTAGGATATTTGCCATTTCTCAATGCCAAGCAGCCACATAAGAGCCTACAAAAGCTAGCTGAATACTATGAAAATGGAATTTTCCAATTACGCATGGGTGGCATTCAGACAGTTGTCCTTTCGGATGCCCAACTCGTGCGTGAGTTTTTTCGCCACGAAGAATTGACGGCACGAGCTCCACTCTATTTAACACACGGCATTATGGGCGGATATG GGATCATTTGTGCTGCTGGCGCTATATGGAAGCATCAGCGGCGTCAGATCATTGATTGGCTAAAGGCTTTGGGCATGAGTCGACGTCCCAGCGAGATGCGTAAGCAACTGGAGCAGCGTATTGGACTCGGTGTCGATGAGTGTGTGCAG TTATATGCCCGCCAGTTGGAGACGGAAATGGAATTCGATCCGTTGCCTGCTCTACAGCATACACTAGGCAACATAATCAATGACTTGGTATTCGGTTTGAAATATGAACGTAAGGACACGAACTGGTTGTATTTGCAGCAATTGCAGGAGGAAGGTGTCAAGCTGATTGGTGTCTCTGGCATGGTCAATTTTGTGCCATGGCTGAGGCATTTGTCGTTTAATAAAAAGAACATTAAGTTTCTGCTCGATGGTAAGTCAAAGACACACGACATTTACGATCGCATTGTGAACGAATGTGAGAAGCGTATGAAGGAGAATGCGGGTCAGCCACCGCGATGTATCCTTGAGCATTTTCTACGCGAACGCCAACCACACTCGGAGTTGTATTGTCAGGAGCAATTGCGTCATCTTTTGGCTGATCTCTTTGGTGCTGGTGTCGACACGGCGTTGGCCACATTGCGTTGGTTTCTGCTCTACATGGCCTGCAATCCGGATATACAGCGGCAGTTGCGATCTCATCTAAGGCATCTGAGTTCAACACCTAGCCTGGAGGAGCTGGAACCATTGACATATCTGCGTGCCTGCATATCGGAGGTGCAAAGGATACGAAGTGTTGTCCCCTTGGGCATACCGCATGGCACTGAAAAGGACATTAATATTGCCGGCTATCGCATTCAGAAAGGCAGCATGATTGTCTCTCTACAATGGGCCATTCACATGAATCCCAAACATTGGCCACAGCCCGAAGAGTTTCGTCCGAAGCGTTTTCTCAACGATGAGGACGAATATGTGGCCCCCGCACAATTTATACCATTTCAGAATGGCAAACGTATGTGTCCAGGTGATGAATTGGCTCGCATGATGTTAACCCTATTTGCCGGACGTATTCTAAGGAAATTTCAACTAGAAATGATCCACGATTATGCTGATATGAATATGGATGGTGAATGTGGCATAACTCTAGCACCAGCTGCCTACAAATTGAAGTTCATCAAAGTAGACGAAGAGCCTATGAAATAA
- the LOC6648609 gene encoding cytochrome P450 18a1 yields the protein MLTDSYLIKFLLRQLQIEQQDSQKDAQHMLMVFFSFLVLIIFMKWLLRHYRELRKLPPGPWGLPVIGYLLFMGNEKHTRFMELAKQYGSLFSTRLGSQLTVVMSDYKMIRECFRREEFTGRPDTPFMQTLNGYGIINSTGKLWKDQRRFLHDKLRQFGMTYMGNGKQQMQKRIMTEVHEFIGHLHASDGQPIDMSPVISVAVSNVICSLMMSTRFSIDDPKFRRFNFLIEEGMRLFGEIHTVDYIPTMQCFPSISTAKNKIAQNRAEMQKFYQDVIDDHKRTFDPTNVRDLVDYYLLEIEKAKAEGTQAELFDGKNHEEQLVQVIIDLFSAGMETIKTTLLWINVFMLRNPKEMRRVQDELDQVVGRHRLPTIEDLQYLPLTESTILESMRRSSIVPLATTHSPTRDVELNGYTIPAGSHVIPLINSVHMDPNLWEKPEEFRPSRFIDTDTGKVRKPEYFIPFGVGRRMCLGDVLARMELFLFFASFMHCFDIALPEGQPLPSLKGNVGATITPEAFKVCLKRRPLAPTASEPHHVRNVGSN from the exons atgctgACCGATTCGTAccttataaaatttttgctaCGGCAATTACAAATTGAACAACAGGACTCCCAAAAGGATGCCCAGCATATGCTGATGGTATTCTTCAGCTTTCTGGTATTGATCATTTTTATGAAATGGCTATTAAGGCATTACCGTGAGCTACGCAAATTACcgcccggtccctggggtcTGCCCGTTATCGGTTATCTGCTCTTCATGGGCAATGAGAAGCACACACGTTTCATGGAGCTGGCCAAGCAATATGGTTCACTTTTTTCCACACGCCTGGGCAGTCAATTGACAGTTGTTATGAGTGATTATAAAATGATACGTGAGTGCTTTCGCCGGGAGGAGTTCACAGGACGACCGGATACGCCGTTCATGCAAACCCTAAATGGCTATG GCATTATTAACAGCACAGGGAAACTGTGGAAGGATCAGCGTCGTTTCTTGCACGACAAACTACGGCAATTTGGCATGACCTACATGGGCAATGGCAAGCAGCAAATGCAGAAACGCATTATG ACGGAAGTTCATGAATTTATTGGCCATTTACATGCCAGCGATGGCCAGCCGATTGATATGTCACCTGTCATATCCGTGGCAGTCAGCAATGTCATCTGCAGTCTAATGATGTCGACACGTTTTAGCATCGACGATCCGAAATTTCGTCGTTTCAATTTCTTAATTGAGGAGGGCATGCGTCTGTTTGGTGAAATTCATACAGTCGATTATATACCAACAATGCAATGCTTTCCAAGCATATCGACAGCCAAAAATAAGATTGCCCAGAATCGTGCCGAGATGCAAAAATTCTATCAGGATGTTATTGATGATCATAAGCGTACATTTGATCCAACGAATGTCCGTGACTTGGTTGATTATTATCTATTGGAAATTGAGAAGGCAAAGGCCGAAGGAACCCAAGCAGAGCTTTTTGATGGCAAAAATCATG AAGAGCAATTGGTTCAAGTGATCATTGACTTGTTCTCAGCTGGCATGGAGACAATTAAGACCACATTATTGTGGATTAATGTGTTTATGTTGCGTAATCCAAAGGAAATGCGTCGCGTACAAGACGAGCTCGATCAGGTTGTGGGACGTCATCGTTTGCCAACAATTGAGGACTTGCAATATTTACCCCTGACCGAATCAACAATACTTGAATCAATGCGTCGCTCAAGCATTGTGCCATTGGCCACAACGCATTCGCCTACAAG AGATGTGGAATTAAATGGTTATACCATACCGGCCGGCTCACATGTCATTCCCCTCATCAATAGCGTACACATGGATCCCAATCTATGGGAGAAGCCCGAAGAGTTTCGGCCATCGAGATTCATTGATACGGATACGGGTAAAGTGCGCAAACCTGAATATTTCATACCATTCGGTGTCGGGCGACGAATGTGCCTCGGCGATGTGCTGGCCCGCATGGAGCTGTTCCTCTTCTTCGCCTCGTTCATGCATTGCTTTGACATTGCCCTGCCAGAGGGTCAACCGTTGCCGAGTCTAAAGGGTAATGTTGGTGCCACTATCACACCTGAGGCCTTCAAGGTCTGCCTGAAACGTCGACCCCTGGCACCGACGGCCAGTGAACCGCATCATGTGCGAAACGTGGGCTCCAATtag